In Eucalyptus grandis isolate ANBG69807.140 chromosome 4, ASM1654582v1, whole genome shotgun sequence, the following proteins share a genomic window:
- the LOC104440792 gene encoding phospho-N-acetylmuramoyl-pentapeptide-transferase homolog isoform X2, whose protein sequence is MRARLAPSVELPIPARAARSRRPPAHRSAGARPALKIHNKTFQRLGCRLRQSPISCRAFDEDSIDIPSLDDWGGSEGTSGYMISSSDGEDSDSEMILNPSNDMDVPKYKVSTNDALTITAHRFALIGRRRRKRRIKHGILNNMGLITFMTTFILLLDWCAWRIVRLPLPQFHLTRPFFMSAVIASCIGYIFVPLLDSFNIYQILRKEGPVKHYLKKRAPTMGGLFFVPVGIAVAQAIAGFSSTEVTAANVATLAFAAIGFIDDNLTLVKNRNHGLSAWSKLLLEVVVATSFALWLDCTRISSPYGMKKLVPLPAPLGIVCLGKFYSLLTSFCFVSMGNGIDLTEGLDGLAGGVSALAFIAMSVVVLPICPVY, encoded by the exons ATGCGCGCTCGTCTGGCCCCCTCCGTCGAGCTCCCGATCCCTGCTCGCGCCGCTCGATCGCGCCGTCCGCCCGCGCATCGCTCCGCCGGAGCTCGTCCCGCTCTCAAG ATACATAATAAAACTTTCCAGAGGCTTGGTTGTCGTCTGCGGCAGAGTCCCATTTCGTGCAGGGCATTCGATGAG GACTCGATTGATATTCCATCCCTTGATGATTGGGGTGGCAGTGAGGGTACCAGTGGCTATATGATTTCATCCAGTGATGGTGAAGACAGTGACAGTGAAATGATATTAAATCCGAGCAATGACATGGATGTGCCGAAGTATAAAGTATCGACGAATGATGCATTAACAATTACTGCTCATAGATTTGCACTGATTGGCAGGCGCCGGAGGAAACGCAG GATCAAACATGGGATTTTGAACAACATGGGTTTGATTACTTTCATGACGACCTTCATTTTACTCTTGGATTGGTGTGCTTGGCGGATCGTCAGATTACCGCTGCCGCAATTTCACTTGACCCGCCCTTTTTTCATGTCGGCTGTTATAGCGTCCTGTATAGGCTACATATTTGTTCCCTTACTTGACAGTTTTAATATTTACCAAATCCTCCGTAAGGAAGGGCCTGTGAAACACTATTTGAAAAAGAGAGCCCCCACAATGGGTGGATTGTTTTTCGTGCCCGTTGGTATAGCCGTTGCACAGGCCATAGCTGGTTTTTCTTCAACTGAAGTTACTGCAGCTAATGTGGCAACTCTGGCATTTGCTGCAATTGGGTTTATAGATGATAACTTAACCCTTGTCAAGAATCGAAATCATGGTTTATCTGCCTGGTCGAAATTGTTGTTAGAG GTTGTTGTAGCGACAAGTTTCGCTTTGTGGCTGGATTGCACAAGGATATCATCACCTTATGGCAT GAAAAAGTTGGTTCCTCTACCAGCACCATTGGGCATTGTATGCCTGGGAAAGTTTTATTCTTTGTTGACTTCATTTTGCTTCGTGTCTATGGGAAATGGGATTGATCTAACTGAAGGTCTGGATGGATTGGCGGGAGGGGTTTCTGCACTGGCTTTTATAGCAATGTCAGTTGTGGTGCTTCCAATATGTCCTG TATACTAA
- the LOC104440792 gene encoding phospho-N-acetylmuramoyl-pentapeptide-transferase homolog isoform X1, translating into MRARLAPSVELPIPARAARSRRPPAHRSAGARPALKIHNKTFQRLGCRLRQSPISCRAFDEDSIDIPSLDDWGGSEGTSGYMISSSDGEDSDSEMILNPSNDMDVPKYKVSTNDALTITAHRFALIGRRRRKRRIKHGILNNMGLITFMTTFILLLDWCAWRIVRLPLPQFHLTRPFFMSAVIASCIGYIFVPLLDSFNIYQILRKEGPVKHYLKKRAPTMGGLFFVPVGIAVAQAIAGFSSTEVTAANVATLAFAAIGFIDDNLTLVKNRNHGLSAWSKLLLEVVVATSFALWLDCTRISSPYGMKKLVPLPAPLGIVCLGKFYSLLTSFCFVSMGNGIDLTEGLDGLAGGVSALAFIAMSVVVLPICPDLSIFGASMAGACVGFLLHNRYKASVFMGDTGSLALGGALAAMAACTGMFLPLFISSGVFVVEAFFVILQVSQFEATKYLRGYGDRIFQMAPLHHHLELRGFKKPIIVAGAYLLSSVLSLFAGYVGLISA; encoded by the exons ATGCGCGCTCGTCTGGCCCCCTCCGTCGAGCTCCCGATCCCTGCTCGCGCCGCTCGATCGCGCCGTCCGCCCGCGCATCGCTCCGCCGGAGCTCGTCCCGCTCTCAAG ATACATAATAAAACTTTCCAGAGGCTTGGTTGTCGTCTGCGGCAGAGTCCCATTTCGTGCAGGGCATTCGATGAG GACTCGATTGATATTCCATCCCTTGATGATTGGGGTGGCAGTGAGGGTACCAGTGGCTATATGATTTCATCCAGTGATGGTGAAGACAGTGACAGTGAAATGATATTAAATCCGAGCAATGACATGGATGTGCCGAAGTATAAAGTATCGACGAATGATGCATTAACAATTACTGCTCATAGATTTGCACTGATTGGCAGGCGCCGGAGGAAACGCAG GATCAAACATGGGATTTTGAACAACATGGGTTTGATTACTTTCATGACGACCTTCATTTTACTCTTGGATTGGTGTGCTTGGCGGATCGTCAGATTACCGCTGCCGCAATTTCACTTGACCCGCCCTTTTTTCATGTCGGCTGTTATAGCGTCCTGTATAGGCTACATATTTGTTCCCTTACTTGACAGTTTTAATATTTACCAAATCCTCCGTAAGGAAGGGCCTGTGAAACACTATTTGAAAAAGAGAGCCCCCACAATGGGTGGATTGTTTTTCGTGCCCGTTGGTATAGCCGTTGCACAGGCCATAGCTGGTTTTTCTTCAACTGAAGTTACTGCAGCTAATGTGGCAACTCTGGCATTTGCTGCAATTGGGTTTATAGATGATAACTTAACCCTTGTCAAGAATCGAAATCATGGTTTATCTGCCTGGTCGAAATTGTTGTTAGAG GTTGTTGTAGCGACAAGTTTCGCTTTGTGGCTGGATTGCACAAGGATATCATCACCTTATGGCAT GAAAAAGTTGGTTCCTCTACCAGCACCATTGGGCATTGTATGCCTGGGAAAGTTTTATTCTTTGTTGACTTCATTTTGCTTCGTGTCTATGGGAAATGGGATTGATCTAACTGAAGGTCTGGATGGATTGGCGGGAGGGGTTTCTGCACTGGCTTTTATAGCAATGTCAGTTGTGGTGCTTCCAATATGTCCTG ACCTTTCTATCTTTGGTGCATCAATGGCTGGAGCCTGTGTTGGTTTTCTTTTGCATAATCGGTACAAAGCATCTGTCTTCATGGGTGATACTGGATCTCTAGCACTTGGTGGAGCACTAGCTGCAATGGCAGCCTGTACAGGAATGTTCCTTCCGTTGTTCATTTCATCTGGGGTTTTCGTTGTTGAAGCATTCTTTGTAATTTTGCAG GTATCACAATTCGAAGCCACCAAGTACTTGCGTGGATATGGGGATCGCATTTTTCAGATGGCACCCCTTCACCATCATCTTGAATTACGTGGTTTCAAAAAACCAATAATTGTAGCCGGGGCATACCTTTTATCTTCTGTGTTATCCTTGTTCGCTGGGTATGTGGGCCTTATATCCGCATAA
- the LOC104440793 gene encoding 40S ribosomal protein S14-3 gives MSKRKVREPKEENVTLGPAVREGEYVFGVAHIFASFNDTFIHVTDLSGRETLVRITGGMKVKADRDESSPYAAMLAAQDVAQRCKELGVTALHIKLRATGGNKTKTPGPGAQSALRALARSGMKIGRIEDVTPIPTDSTRRKGGRRGRRL, from the exons ATG TCGAAGAGGAAGGTCAGAGAGCCGAAGGAAGAAAACGTTACCCTTGGTCCTGCCGTTAGAGAGGGAGAGTACGTCTTTGGCGTTGCTCACATTTTTGCCTCCTTCAATGACACATTCATT CATGTGACTGATTTATCTGGTAGGGAGACCCTCGTCCGTATTACTG GTGGTATGAAGGTGAAAGCTGATAGAGATGAGTCTTCTCCATATGCTGCCATGCTTGCAGCCCAGGATGTTGCCCAAAGATGCAag GAGCTTGGTGTCACTGCCCTTCATATTAAGCTCCGTGCAACTGGTGGGAACAAGACAAAAACTCCTGGTCCTGGTGCCCAGTCTGCCCTTCGAGCCTTGGCTCGTTCTGGAATGAAAATTGGTCGCATAG AGGACGTGACACCAATCCCGACTGATAGCACCAGAAGAAAGGGTggtagaagaggaagaaggctGTAG
- the LOC104440796 gene encoding cytochrome P450 710A1 isoform X1, translated as MTSSLLASLSSLAPYLFSLLAFLALLEQVSYIIKKRSLPGPPLVLPFLGSAARLVAAPTAFWDRQSRLAASSPLGISANYVVGRFILFIRDTELCHRVFANVRPDAFHLVGHPFGKKLFGEHNLIYMMGQDHKDLRRRIAPNFTPRALSTYTSLQQIIILKHLKRWVHLSSPPAAAGETPKAIALRLLARDMNLETSQTVFAGPYLSQKARERFNVDYNLFNVGLMKLPFDLPGSAFRKARLAVDRLVETLAGCAGKSKERMERGEEPCCLIDFWMQETAREVGAAREAGEAPPPHSGDQEIGGHLFDFLFAAQDASTSSLLWAVTLLDSHPQVLAKVRDEVAGIWSPESDALITGEQLREMKYTEAVAREVVRYRAPATMVPHIAGEEFPLTDTYTVPKGTIVFPSVFESSFQGFTEPDRFDPDRFSEERREDQIHKRNFLAFGAGAHQCVGQRYALNHLMLFIAMFVMLIDFRRDRTDGCDDITYVPTICPKDDCRVFLSMRCARFPELSLH; from the exons atgaccTCCTCcttgctcgcttctctctcctccctcgcGCCCTACCTCTTCTCCCTCCTCGCCTTCCTCGCCCTCCTCGAGCAGGTCTCTTACATCATCAAGAAGCGCTCCCTCCCCGGCCCGCCCCTCGTCCTCCCCTTCCTCGGCAGCGCCGCCCGCCTCGTCGCCGCCCCGACCGCCTTCTGGGACCGCCAGTCCCGCCTCGCCGCCTCCTCCCCGCTCGGCATCTCCGCCAACTACGTCGTCGGCcgcttcatcctcttcatccgcGACACCGAGCTGTGCCACCGGGTCTTCGCCAACGTCCGCCCCGACGCGTTCCACCTCGTCGGCCACCCCTTCGGCAAGAAGCTCTTCGGGGAGCACAACCTGATCTACATGATGGGCCAGGACCACAAGGACCTCCGCCGCCGCATCGCCCCCAACTTCACCCCTAGGGCCCTCTCCACCTACACCTCCCTCCAGCAGATCATAATTCTCAAGCATCTCAAGAGATGGGTCCATCTCTCGTCGCCTCCGGCGGCGGCCGGTGAGACGCCGAAGGCCATCGCGCTCCGGCTGCTCGCCCGTGACATGAACCTCGAGACCTCCCAGACAGTCTTTGCTG GGCCGTACCTGAGCCAAAAAGCTCGCGAGAGGTTCAATGTGGACTACAACCTCTTCAACGTGGGGCTGATGAAGCTGCCCTTCGACCTCCCCGGGTCCGCGTTCCGgaaggcgaggctcgccgtggACCGGCTGGTGGAGACGCTGGCGGGGTGCGCGGGGAAGAGCAAGGAGAGGatggagagaggggaggagccGTGCTGCCTGATCGACTTCTGGATGCAGGAGACGGCGAGGGAGGTCGGCGCCGCGAGGGAGGCTGGGGAGGCGCCGCCGCCGCACTCGGGGGACCAGGAGATCGGCGGCCACCTCTTCGACTTCTTGTTCGCGGCGCAGGACGCTTCCACCTCGTCGTTGCTGTGGGCCGTCACGCTCCTTGACTCGCACCCGCAGGTTCTTGCCAAG GTGCGCGACGAGGTCGCCGGAATCTGGTCGCCGGAATCGGATGCGCTGATCACCGGCGAACAACTGAGGGAGATGAAGTACACGGAGGCGGTGGCGCGCGAGGTGGTGCGGTACCGGGCCCCGGCCACGATGGTCCCTCACATCGCCGGGGAGGAGTTCCCGCTGACCGACACCTACACCGTTCCCAAAGGCACCATCGTCTTTCCCTCGGTGTTCGAGTCCTCCTTTCAG GGGTTCACTGAGCCAGATCGGTTCGACCCGGATCGGTTCTCAGAGGAGCGGCGAGAGGACCAGATCCACAAGAGGAACTTCTTGGCCTTCGGGGCGGGGGCCCACCAGTGCGTGGGCCAGAGGTACGCGCTCAACCACCTGATGCTCTTCATCGCGATGTTCGTGATGTTGATCGACTTCCGACGAGACCGGACGGATGGCTGCGACGACATCACGTACGTCCCCACGATTTGCCCCAAGGACGATTGCCGGGTCTTCCTATCAATGCGATGCGCCCGGTTCCCTGAGCTCTCGTTGCATTGA
- the LOC104440796 gene encoding cytochrome P450 710A11 isoform X2, translating to MTSSLLASLSSLAPYLFSLLAFLALLEQVSYIIKKRSLPGPPLVLPFLGSAARLVAAPTAFWDRQSRLAASSPLGISANYVVGRFILFIRDTELCHRVFANVRPDAFHLVGHPFGKKLFGEHNLIYMMGQDHKDLRRRIAPNFTPRALSTYTSLQQIIILKHLKRWVHLSSPPAAAGETPKAIALRLLARDMNLETSQTVFAGPYLSQKARERFNVDYNLFNVGLMKLPFDLPGSAFRKARLAVDRLVETLAGCAGKSKERMERGEEPCCLIDFWMQETAREVGAAREAGEAPPPHSGDQEIGGHLFDFLFAAQDASTSSLLWAVTLLDSHPQVLAKVRDEVAGIWSPESDALITGEQLREMKYTEAVAREVVRYRAPATMVPHIAGEEFPLTDTYTVPKGTIVFPSVFESSFQTNNFLWQISN from the exons atgaccTCCTCcttgctcgcttctctctcctccctcgcGCCCTACCTCTTCTCCCTCCTCGCCTTCCTCGCCCTCCTCGAGCAGGTCTCTTACATCATCAAGAAGCGCTCCCTCCCCGGCCCGCCCCTCGTCCTCCCCTTCCTCGGCAGCGCCGCCCGCCTCGTCGCCGCCCCGACCGCCTTCTGGGACCGCCAGTCCCGCCTCGCCGCCTCCTCCCCGCTCGGCATCTCCGCCAACTACGTCGTCGGCcgcttcatcctcttcatccgcGACACCGAGCTGTGCCACCGGGTCTTCGCCAACGTCCGCCCCGACGCGTTCCACCTCGTCGGCCACCCCTTCGGCAAGAAGCTCTTCGGGGAGCACAACCTGATCTACATGATGGGCCAGGACCACAAGGACCTCCGCCGCCGCATCGCCCCCAACTTCACCCCTAGGGCCCTCTCCACCTACACCTCCCTCCAGCAGATCATAATTCTCAAGCATCTCAAGAGATGGGTCCATCTCTCGTCGCCTCCGGCGGCGGCCGGTGAGACGCCGAAGGCCATCGCGCTCCGGCTGCTCGCCCGTGACATGAACCTCGAGACCTCCCAGACAGTCTTTGCTG GGCCGTACCTGAGCCAAAAAGCTCGCGAGAGGTTCAATGTGGACTACAACCTCTTCAACGTGGGGCTGATGAAGCTGCCCTTCGACCTCCCCGGGTCCGCGTTCCGgaaggcgaggctcgccgtggACCGGCTGGTGGAGACGCTGGCGGGGTGCGCGGGGAAGAGCAAGGAGAGGatggagagaggggaggagccGTGCTGCCTGATCGACTTCTGGATGCAGGAGACGGCGAGGGAGGTCGGCGCCGCGAGGGAGGCTGGGGAGGCGCCGCCGCCGCACTCGGGGGACCAGGAGATCGGCGGCCACCTCTTCGACTTCTTGTTCGCGGCGCAGGACGCTTCCACCTCGTCGTTGCTGTGGGCCGTCACGCTCCTTGACTCGCACCCGCAGGTTCTTGCCAAG GTGCGCGACGAGGTCGCCGGAATCTGGTCGCCGGAATCGGATGCGCTGATCACCGGCGAACAACTGAGGGAGATGAAGTACACGGAGGCGGTGGCGCGCGAGGTGGTGCGGTACCGGGCCCCGGCCACGATGGTCCCTCACATCGCCGGGGAGGAGTTCCCGCTGACCGACACCTACACCGTTCCCAAAGGCACCATCGTCTTTCCCTCGGTGTTCGAGTCCTCCTTTCAG ACCAATAACTTCTTGTGGCAAATTAGCAATTGA